Proteins co-encoded in one Candida albicans SC5314 chromosome 3, complete sequence genomic window:
- the SFP1 gene encoding zinc-coordinating transcription factor (C2H2 transcription factor involved in regulation of biofilm formation; rat catheter biofilm induced), with translation MFNTKIFENTGSSGSTTAMNIPVQSEPSNTNSAQPQPIDITFNHRPSVFNNSRFRRDSVAHSQGMGGISWGSVTIGSWLKDEVMMASGGNNNHLNPHYHPTQSHNNQSSYPNYSQQQQQQQQQSQHQQNLINPRRGSFRTSNHPNLSPHLQTSYLPELEADYCKDYNCCGELLPTLHDLLRHYEEAHISASPPPDQNHFILNSRNRNNYNNAHNVMETVSTTDVFLNNNHNNHHAPTMHPSATTTNYNGNNSFGNQQAHQILQQHDQQQQQQQQQQQQQQQNQNQLHHNSDNYQHSSQSTSRQPGQQFGQGNSHFGPQQQSPSSGSQGGGTPMQTDEDDMYIDDPARHLYVMENEENKPFKCPVIGCDKTYKNQNGLKYHRQHGHQGQNLRENPDGTISIIDPDSNCPYLDNAALEKDKPYRCEVCGKRYKNLNGLKYHRGHTTH, from the coding sequence ATGTTTAATACCAagatatttgaaaatacaGGCTCATCAGGGTCGACAACTGCAATGAATATTCCTGTTCAATCAGAACCGTCAAACACAAACAGTGCGCAACCACAACCAATAGATATTACATTCAACCACCGTCCATCAGTTTTCAATAACTCACGATTTAGACGTGACTCAGTGGCACATTCTCAGGGGATGGGTGGTATATCGTGGGGTTCTGTTACAATAGGTTCGTGGCTAAAGGATGAGGTGATGATGGCGAGTGGAGGAAACAACAATCATCTTAATCCACACTATCACCCGACTCAATCTCATAATAACCAATCTCTGTATCCGAACTattcacaacaacaacagcaacaacaacaacaaagcCAACACCAACAGAATCTAATCAACCCAAGAAGAGGCTCATTTAGAACGTCTAATCACCCAAACTTATCGCCACATTTGCAAACTTCTTATCTACCCGAGTTAGAAGCCGATTATTGTAAGGACTATAACTGTTGTGGAGAGTTGTTACCAACATTGCATGATTTATTGAGACATTATGAGGAGGCACACATACTGGCATCACCGCCACCCGACCAGAACCATTTTATTCTAAACAGTCGTAACCGTAATAACTATAACAATGCACACAATGTAATGGAAACCGTATCAACCACCGATGTGTTTTTGAAtaacaaccacaacaaccatCATGCCCCAACTATGCATCCCAGCGCGACCACCACCAATTACAATGGAAATAATAGTTTTGGTAACCAGCAAGCCCATCAGATACTTCAGCAACatgatcaacaacaacagcagcaacaacaacaacaacagcagcagcaacagaACCAAAACCAACTACACCACAACTCTGataattatcaacatcTGCTGCAACTGACTTCGCGACAACCAGGACAACAATTTGGACAGGGTAATAGTCATTTTGGGccccaacaacaatcaccATCTAGCGGCTCACAAGGAGGTGGAACACCAATGCAAACGGACGAGGATGATATGTACATTGACGACCCAGCACGTCACCTCTACGTTATGGAGAATGAGGAAAACAAGCCGTTCAAGTGCCCGGTCATCGGATGTGACAAGACATACAAGAACCAAAACGGATTGAAATACCACAGACAACACGGACACCAAGGACAGAATTTACGTGAGAACCCAGACGGTACGATTTCTATAATTGATCCTGATTCCAATTGCCCATATTTAGACAATGCGGCTTTGGAAAAGGATAAACCATATAGATGTGAGGTATGTGGTAAGAGATATAAGAATCTCAATGGATTGAAATACCATCGTGGGCATACCACTCATTAA
- a CDS encoding uncharacterized protein (Protein of unknown function; induced by nitric oxide independent of Yhb1; Sef1, Sfu1, and Hap43-induced; rat catheter and Spider biofilm induced): MNSKSQPSIYPKRYKKTKTNMLFQLPPEIMEIVLDNLHQRELLQISQINKYFRHLTLLRQYSVISIDSSPKLFQRDTKSLNDFQELRGVYQLDNYSIRAVNISSVYCLKLFFKTLIENPQYGGYIKIFHVEHLPDIPDLHVVEYLQRVLPLMNRLKEFHWNHSYPVSMKLLQYNLELTAVSGNILCDNINMDAYPLLNEAVLTVTDFHLPLRKLTIKNVDLNNISVNTTLLKSLTIENCSNEKDFLIKLDAPRLEDLSLSIEDQPFFAKMFSQLHLKSLKLSIPEQCEMLKVSHILNFLNKDISRLEISNQPDSHSYKILPKFNNLDYLHLSVLEKDIYKLLSSLTKKLRFLSLNVLEATERRNCLIASEFWECSMIDENQLKYTDFTLEYHRKLDRLKWLRFQGNDTTYIFECNESEPIIFRDGFYHYFDRIVNTLI, encoded by the coding sequence ATGAATCTGAAATCACAACCAAGTATCTACCCCAAGCGTTAcaagaaaaccaaaacGAATATGCTCTTCCAACTACCCCCCGAAATTATGGAGATTGTGCTTGATAATTTGCATCAACGTGAATTATTACAAATATcccaaatcaacaaatactTTCGACACTTGACACTCTTACGTCAGTACTCTGTGATTTCTATTGACTCAAGTCCTAAGTTGTTTCAAAGAGAtacaaaatcattaaatgattttcaAGAGTTGCGTGGTGTTTACCAACTTGACAATTATTCCATCAGAGCAGTAAACATTTCGTCAGTCTATTGTTTGAAACTTTTCTTCAAGACACTAATAGAAAATCCTCAATATGGGGGGtatatcaaaatattcCACGTCGAGCATTTACCAGACATCCCTGATTTGCATGTGGTTGAGTATTTGCAAAGAGTCTTGCCATTGATGAATAGATTAAAAGAGTTTCATTGGAACCACTCCTACCCCGTTTCCATGAAGTTGTTGCAATACAATTTAGAGCTAACAGCTGTCAGTGGTAATATTTTGTGtgacaatatcaatatGGATGCATACCCTTTACTCAATGAAGCTGTCTTGACTGTTACCGATTTTCATTTACCACTACGGAAACTCACAATAAaaaatgttgatttaaaCAACATTTCTGTCAACACAACATTGTTAAAGTCGTTGactattgaaaattgttcTAACGAGAAAGattttttaatcaaattggaTGCCCCTCGTCTTGAAGATTTGTCCTTATCGATAGAAGATCAACCattttttgcaaaaatgTTCTCCCAATTACATCTCAaaagtttgaaattatcGATCCCAGAACAATGTGAAATGTTGAAAGTTAGCCAcatattaaattttttgaacaaaGACATTTCCAGGTTGGAAATTTCCAATCAACCCGACAGTCACAGTTACAAGATTTTACctaaattcaacaatttagATTATCTTCATTTATCAGTATTGGAAAAAGATATTTACAAACTTCTTTCGTCATTAACGAAAAAATTACGGTTTCTTTCCTTGAATGTACTTGAGGCAACTGAGAGACGTAATTGTTTGATTGCAAGTGAATTTTGGGAATGCTCAATGATTGACGagaatcaattaaaatacACTGATTTCACTCTAGAGTACCACAGAAAGTTGGATCGCTTGAAATGGCTCCGCTTTCAAGGCAATGATACCAcatatatttttgaatgCAACGAATCAGAACCAATAATTTTCCGTGATGgattttatcattattttgataGAATAGTAAACACATTAATATAA
- a CDS encoding uncharacterized protein (Ortholog(s) have enzyme activator activity and role in ascospore wall assembly, meiotic DNA integrity checkpoint, positive regulation of protein catabolic process, proteolysis, synaptonemal complex assembly) — MAISRSLITETSNRFIPSSSSTSVYKTRHKNELQSSYQSHENLDNNIPHANLSIRDDSLFTHSTSSISSNTHFQSSSSSIGSSSAIKRVTLGSTKPSDLHQKIVAEALNFVSSSKVLKFDNKSRSKKIQNRIDAKLVESLTIAEREVSVDAGKSRSTSSIKTIIATDILQAPGLRNDYYSNLVSWSFKTNRVAVGLGSKIYLWGVDNNVTQINHSNEDLVTAVSCSKEYWILVATAGGKIILMDQQSNSVVSEYTNNEGKCIFCFAWFDKSNMFIAGDDFGEVYIFKIHKLFNVQIELVRVFKCHQQQICGLALNGKNDEIAVGANDNCCTIWSIKDFSAPVLKFVLPHNAAIKALCYCPWTVSLLATGGGSKDRKIRFWHTSSGTLLSEYYTDGQITSLIWSRFRKEIVATFGFGGTSKSNLLCVYTYPQMQPILEVNAACNLRILSATLSPDYCSVCVATNDSTIRIYQLWEGSLEILPSATQRIMGAFGSDIIELLEGISKTGDVIR; from the exons ATGGCAATATCAAGATCATTGATTACAGAAACAAGTAACCGTTTCATTCCTTCGTCGTCATCAACACTGGTTTACAAAACGAGGCACAAAAATGAATTACAACTGTCGTATCAGTCTCATGAAAATTTGGATAACAATATTCCACATgcaaatttatcaatccGAGACGATTCCTTGTTTACTCATTCAACTTCAAGCATTTCTTCCAATACTCACTTTCAATCTTCTTCAAGCTCCATAGGTTCGTCTTCTGCAATTAAACGTGTGACGCTCGGTAGTACCAAGCCATCAGATCTACATCAAAAGATTGTTGCCGAGGCATTGAATTTTGTTCTGAGCTCCAAagtattgaaatttgataataaatcgAGATCTAAGAAAATACAGAACAGAATCGACGCAAAACTCGTTGAATCATTAACCATTGCTGAAAGAGAAGTTTCTGTTGATGCAGGCAAATCACGATCAACGTCATCtattaaaacaataattgCGACTGATATTTTACAAGCACCTGGATTGCGAAACGATTACTATTCAAACCTAGTAAGTTGGTCATTCAAAACAAACCGTGTTGCGGTAGGGCTAGGCTCAAAAATATATCTTTGGGGAGTAGATAATAATGTAACGCAAATCAACCACTCTAATGAGGATTTGGTGACTGCAGTTTCTTGCTCAAAAGAGTATTGGATTTTGGTAGCCACAGCAGGAGGAAAAATCATCTTGATGGACCAACAAAGTAATTCTGTGGTTTCCGAATATACTAACAACGAAGGGAAATgtatattttgttttgccTGGTTTGACAAATCAAACATGTTTATTGCTGGTGATGACTTTGGAGAAGTGTACATATTCAAGATTcacaaattattcaatgttcaaattgaattggtAAGAGTATTCAAATgccatcaacaacaaatctGCG GTCTTGCTTTGAATGGTAAAAATGACGAAATTGCTGTTGGAGctaatgataattgttGCACAATTTGGAGCATTAAGGATTTTAGTGCCCCTGTTTTGAAGTTCGTATTGCCTCACAACGCCGCTATAAAGGCCCTATGCTATTGTCCATGGACTGTATCCTTATTGGCGACAGGAGGCGGAAGCAAAGACAGAAAAATCAGATTTTGGCACACATCCAGTGGCACCTTGCTAAGTGAATACTACACTGACGGTCAAATCACATCACTTATTTGGTCACGATTCAGAAAAGAGATAGTTGCTACATTTGGGTTCGGTGGAACCAGCAAGTCCAACCTATTATGTGTTTACACATATCCTCAAATGCAGCCCATTTTAGAAGTTAACGCAGCGTGCAACTTGAGAATATTAAGCGCTACTTTACTGCCAGATTATTGTTCGGTGTGTGTGGCCACTAATGATTCCACCATTAGAATCTATCAGCTATGGGAAGGGTCATTAGAAATTTTGCCATCTGCAACTCAAAGAATCATGGGGGCGTTTGGTAGCGACATAATTGAACTCTTGGAAGGAATATCTAAAACCGGTGACGTGATTAGATAA
- the CDR2 gene encoding Cdr2p (Multidrug transporter, ATP-binding cassette (ABC) superfamily; transports phospholipids, in-to-out direction; overexpressed in azole-resistant isolates; repressed in young biofilms), translating into MSTANTSLSQQLDEKPWVDASDNSSVQEYQGFDATASHNIQDLARKLTHGSTNGDHHSANDLARYLSHMSDIPGVSPFNGNISHEQLDPDSENFNAKYWVKNLKKLFESDSDYYKPSKLGVAYRNLRAYGIANDSDYQPTVTNALWKFTTEAINKLKKPDDSKYFDILKSMDAIMRPGELTVVLGRPGAGCSTLLKTIAVNTYGFHIGKESQITYDGLSPHDIERHYRGDVIYSAETDVHFPHLSVGDTLEFAARLRTPQNRGEGIDRETYAKHMASVYMATYGLSHTRNTNVGNDFVRGVSGGERKRVSIAEASLSGANIQCWDNATRGLDSATALEFIRALKTSATILDTTPLIAIYQCSQDAYELFDNVVVLYEGYQIFFGKASKAKEYFENMGWKCPQRQTTADFLTSLTNPAEREPLPGYEDKVPRTAQEFETFWKNSPEYAELTKEIDEYFVECERSNTGETYRESHVAKQSNNTRPSSPYTVSFFMQVRYVIARNFLRMKGDPSIPLISILSQLVMGLILASVFFNLRKSTDTFYFRGGALFFSVLFNAFSSLLEILSLYEARPIVEKHRKYALYRPSADALASIISELPVKLLMTMSFNIVYYFMVNLRRTAGNFFFYWLMCASCTLVMSHMFRSIGAVTTTIATAMSLSTVFLLAMIIYAGFVLPIPYILGWSRWIRYINPVTYIFESLMVNEFHGREFECGQYIPSGPGFENLPVENKVCTTVGSTPGSTVVQGTEYIKLAYQFYSSHKWRNFGITVAFAVFFLGVYVALTEFNKGAMQKGEIVLFLKGSLKKHKRKTAASNKGDIEAGPVAGKLDYQDEAEAVNNEKFTEKGSTGSVDFPENREIFFWRDLTYQVKIKKEDRVILDHVDGWVKPGQITALMGASGAGKTTLLNCLSERVTTGIITDGERLVNGHALDSSFQRSIGYVQQQDVHLETTTVREALQFSAYLRQSNKISKKEKDDYVDYVIDLLEMTDYADALVGVAGEGLNVEQRKRLTIGVELVAKPKLLLFLDEPTSGLDSQTAWSICKLMRKLADHGQAILCTIHQPSALIMAEFDKLLFLQKGGRTAYFGELGENCQTMINYFEKYGADPCPKEANPAEWMLQVVGAAPGSHAKQDYFEVWRNSSEYQAVREEINRMEAELSKLPRDNDPEALLKYAAPLWKQYLLVSWRTIVQDWRSPGYIYSKLILVISSSLFIGFSFFKSKNNLQGLQSQMLAVFMFFVPFTTFIDQMLPYFVKHRAVYEVREAPSRTFSWFAFIAGQITSEIPFQIVVGTISYFCWYYPVGLYANAEPTDSVNSRGVLMWMLLTAFYVYTSTMGQLAISLNELIDNAANLATTLFTLCLMFCGVLAGPNVIPGFWIFMYRCNPFTYLIQAILSTGLANAKVTCAPRELVTLKPPMGETCSSFIGPYTEAAGGYFSTNSDGTCSVCRIDSTNQFLESINALFSQRWRNFGIFVAFIGINIILTIFFYWLARVPKGNREKKMKK; encoded by the coding sequence ATGAGTACTGCAAACACGTCTTTGTCGCAACAGCTAGACGAAAAGCCATGGGTGGATGCACTGGACAATTCATCAGTTCAAGAATATCAAGGTTTTGATGCTACTGCAAGTCACAACATCCAAGATTTAGCCAGAAAATTGACCCATGGTTCTACAAATGGTGATCACCATTCTGCAAATGATTTAGCTAGATATTTGAGCCACATGTCCGACATACCTGGTGTTAGTCCATTCAACGGCAACATTAGTCATGAACAATTAGACCCAGATTCCGAAAATTTCAATGCCAAATACTGGGtgaaaaacttgaaaaaattatttgaatctGATTCTGATTATTATAAGCCATCGAAATTAGGGGTTGCCTATAGAAATTTAAGAGCTTACGGTATTGCTAATGATTCTGATTATCAACCAACTGTGACTAACGCACTTTGGAAATTTACTACTGAAgcaatcaataaattgaagaaaCCAGACGACTCAAagtattttgatattttgaaatcaatggATGCCATTATGAGACCAGGTGAACTTACTGTKGTTTTGGGGAGACCCGGTGCTGGTTGTTCCACATTGTTAAAGACCATTGCTGTTAACACTTATGGTTTCCACATTGGTAAAGAATCCCAAATTACTTATGATGGGTTATCCCCACATGATATTGAACGTCATTACCGTGGTGATGTTATTTATTCTGCTGAAACCGATGTTCATTTCCCTCATTTGAGTGTTGGTGATACTTTGGAATTTGCCGCTAGATTAAGAACTCCACAAAACAGAGGTGAAGGTATCGACAGAGAAACTTATGCTAAACAYATGGCTAGTGTTTATATGGCAACCTATGGGTTATCACACACAAGAAATACTAATGTTGGTAACGATTTTGTGCGTGGTGTTTCCGGTGGTGAAAGRAAAAGAGTGTCAATTGCTGAAGCTTCTTTGAGTGGTGCTAATATCCAATGTTGGGATAATGCCACTAGAGGKTTAGATTCTGCTACTGCTTTGGAATTCATTAGAGCTTTGAAAACTTCAGCAACTATTTTAGATACAACTCCGTTGATTGCCATTTATCAATGTTCTCAAGACGCTTATGAATTGTTCGATAACGTTGTTGTTTTATACGAAGGTTACcaaattttctttggtAAGGCTTCCAAAGCCaaagaatattttgaaaatatggGTTGGAAATGTCCTCAAAGACAAACTACTGCTGATTTCTTGACTTCCTTAACCAATCCAGCTGAAAGAGAACCRTTACCAGGTTATGAAGATAAAGTACCAAGAACTGctcaagaatttgaaacattttggaaaaattcTCCCGAATATGCTGAATTAACTAaggaaattgatgaatattttgttgaatgtGAACGATCCAACACCGGGGAAACTTATCGTGAATCTCATGTTGCCAAACAATCCAACAATACAAGACCTTCTTCCCCATATAcagtttcatttttcatgCAAGTTAGATATGTTATTGCTAGAAACTTTCTTCGTATGAAAGGTGACCCATCTATTCCcttgatttcaattttgtcGCAATTGGTGATGGGCCTTATTTTGGCCTCAGTATTCTTTAACCTTAGAAAAAGTACTGATACATTTTATTTCCGAGGTGGAgcacttttcttttcagtATTATTCAATGCCTTTTCTTCACTTTTAGAAATATTGTCGCTTTATGAAGCTAGACCAATTGTGGAAAAGCATAGGAAATATGCTCTTTATCGTCCATCTGCTGATGCATTAGCTAGTATTATTAGCGAATTACCCGTCAAGTTACTCATGACCATGTCCTTCAATATAGTCTACTATTTCATGGTCAACCTTAGAAGAACTGCAGgaaatttcttcttttattgGTTAATGTGTGCACTGTGCACTTTGGTAATGTCCCACATGTTCAGATCCATTGGTGCTGTTACAACCACTATTGCTACTGCCATGTCACTCTCCACAGTATTTTTATTGGCCATGATCATTTATGCTGGGTTTGTTCTTCCTATTCCTTACATATTAGGATGGTCCAGATGGATAAGATACATCAATCCTGTGACATACATTTTTGAATCACTTATGGTGAATGAATTCCACGGTCGTGAATTTGAATGTGGACAATATATTCCTAGTGGTCCTGGTTTTGAAAATCTTCCGGttgaaaataaagtttGTACAACAGTTGGATCTACTCCTGGAAGCACAGTTGTCCAAGGTACCGAATATATAAAATTGGcttatcaattttattcttcACACAAATGGAGAAACTTTGGAATTACCGTTGCATTTGCTGTTTTCTTCTTAGGAGTTTATGTTGCCTTGACTGAATTCAATAAAGGTGCTATGCAAAAGGGGgaaattgttttgtttcttaAAGGGTCTTTGAAAAAacataaaagaaaaactgCTGCTTCCAACAAAGGTGATATTGAAGCTGGTCCTGTTGCTGGCAAACTTGATTATCAAGATGAAGCTGAAGCTGTYaataatgaaaaattcacTGAAAAGGGTAGTACTGGAAGTGTTGATTTCCCAGAAAACCgtgaaatatttttctgGAGAGATTTGACTTATCAAGTTAAAATCAARAAAGAAGATCGTGTTATTTTAGATCATGTTGATGGATGGGTCAAACCWGGTCAAATTACTGCATTGATGGGAGCATCTGGTGCTGGTAAGACYacattattgaattgtttatcTGAAAGAGTCACTACTGGTATTATTACTGATGGTGAAAGATTGGTTAATGGCCATGCCTTAGATTCTTCATTCCAAAGATCAATTGGTTATGTCCAACAACAAGACGTTCATTTGGAAACCACTACTGTTAGAGAAGCATTACAATTTTCTGCTTATTTGAGACAATCCAACAAGATTTCTAAAAAGGAGAAAGATGATTATGTCGATTatgttattgatttattggaaaTGACTGATTATGCTGATGCCCTAGTTGGTGTCGCTGGTGAAGGTTTGAATGttgaacaaagaaaaagattgaCCATTGGGGTTGAATTAGTTGCCAAACctaaattgttgttattcTTAGATGAACCAACTTCAGGGTTAGATTCTCAAACTGCCTGGTCGATTTGTAAATTGATGAGAAAGTTAGCTGATCATGGTCAAGCCATTTTGTGTACTATCCATCAACCATCAGCTCTTATTATGgctgaatttgataaacttttatttttacaaaaagGTGGAAGAACGGCTTATTTTGGTGAATTAGGTGAGAACTGTCAAACCatgatcaattattttgaaaaatatggtGCTGATCCATGTCCTAAGGAAGCAAATCCAGCAGAATGGATGTTACAAGTCGTTGGTGCTGCACCAGGATCTCATGCCAAGCAAGATTATTTTGAAGTTTGGAGAAATTCTAGTGARTATCAAGCYGTTAGAGAAGAAATTAATAGAATGGAAGCTGAATTATCYAAATTACCAAGAGATAATGATCCAGAAGCKCTTTTGAAATATGCTGCACCACTTTGGAAACAATACTTRTTGGTCAGTTGGAGAACTATTGTTCAAGATTGGAGATCACCAGgatatatttattcaaaattaatattaGTCATTTCgtcatcattatttattgggttttcatttttcaaatcgaAAAATAACCTTCAAGGTTTACAAAGTCAAATGTTGGCGGTATTTATGTTTTTCGTTCCATTCACGACATTTATTGATCAAATGCTACCTTATTTTGTTAAACATAGAGCTGTTTATGAAGTAAGAGAAGCTCCATCGAGAACATTCAGTTGGTTTGCATTTATTGCTGGTCAAATCACTTCAGAAATTCCCTTTCAAATAGTTGTTGGTACCATTTCATATTTCTGTTGGTATTATCCAGTTGGATTATATGCCAATGCTGAACCGACAGACTCAGTTAACTCTCGTGGAGTTTTAATGTGGATGTTATTAACTGCATTTTATGTTTACACATCAACTATGGGACAATTGGCAATCTCtttgaatgaattgattgataatgCTGCTAATTTGGCTACAACTTTATTTACGTTATGTTTAATGTTTTGTGGGGTATTGGCTGGTCCTAATGTGATTCCCGGGTTTTGGATTTTCATGTACAGATGTAATCCATTCACTTATTTGATTCAAGCCATTCTTTCTACTGGATTAGCTAATGCAAAAGTCACTTGTGCACCTAGAGAATTGGTTACTTTAAAACCACCAATGGGAGAAACTTGTTCTTCATTTATTGGTCCTTATACCGAAGCTGCTGGTGGTTATTTTTCCACAAATAGTGATGGTACTTGTTCAGTATGCAGAATCGATTCaaccaatcaatttttagaATCCATCAATGCTTTGTTTAGTCAAAGATGGAGAaattttggtatttttgTTGCTTTTATTggtatcaatatcattcttactattttcttttactGGTTGGCTAGAGTTCCAAAAGGTAATAGagaaaagaagatgaaaaaataa
- the PIN3 gene encoding Pin3p (Putative SH3-domain-containing protein; predicted role in actin cytoskeleton organization; Spider biofilm repressed) has protein sequence MSAALVNRSLTTIRTELEFLKDSDVITEGLYEKLLQSLPTKYQKDSAPWDVDRIAGGSSGPGKVQNKSAADVLADDFSKTNISAPPPAYPPAQPPRSAAPKPVGYCIATYDYKAQQAGDLDLSKGDKLAVVEHLSEDWWKGYKSDSSPEKTGVFPSNYVKIISQLEFEADERKAAPPAPVQSPSYEQNGYSAYGPPATYPPQQLQQQPSYGGYAQYPPPSTNYYPPQQYQQPQQPQQSQQVVEQQPEQQHSSGSEHVKKFGSKLGNAAIFGAGASIGSNIVNSIF, from the coding sequence ATGTCTGCTGCATTAGTTAACCGTTCTTTAACTACAATCAGAACAGAGTTAGAGTTTTTAAAGGATTCGGATGTGATCACCGAAGGATTATACGAGAAATTACTCCAGTCATTACCAACAAAATACCAAAAAGATTCTGCACCATGGGATGTCGATAGAATCGCTGGAGGCTCTTCAGGTCCAGGAAAAGTACAAAACAAGTCAGCTGCCGATGTATTAGCAGATGACTTCTCAAAAACCAACATTTCTGCTCCACCTCCAGCATACCCACCAGCACAGCCTCCACGTAGTGCTGCACCAAAACCAGTTGGCTATTGTATTGCCACTTATGATTACAAGGCACAACAGGCTGGCGATTTAGATTTGTCAAAAGGTGATAAGTTGGCAGTTGTTGAACATTTATCAGAAGATTGGTGGAAAGGGTACAAGAGTGATTCAAGTCCTGAAAAAACTGGGGTATTCCCATCCAATTATGTTAAGATAATTTCTCAATTAGAATTTGAAGCAGATGAAAGAAAAGCAGCCCCACCAGCACCAGTACAATCACCATCGTATGAACAAAATGGATATTCTGCATATGGACCACCAGCAACTTATCCACCACAACaattgcaacaacaaccatcTTATGGAGGATATGCGCAATACCCACCACCATCAACTAATTACTACCCACCTCAACAGTACCAACAACCACAGCAACCACAACAATCACAACAAGTGGTAGAGCAACAGCCTGAGCAGCAACACTCCCTGGGAAGTGAACATGTAAAGAAGTTTGGAAGCAAGTTAGGTAATGCTGCCATTTTCGGTGCTGGTGCGCTGATAGGTAGTAACATTGtcaattctattttttaa